The Aerosakkonema funiforme FACHB-1375 genome has a segment encoding these proteins:
- a CDS encoding ABC transporter permease, with protein MDNLTFFTDYLIASLRLSVPLAFAALGGLFSERSGVLNIALEGMLLSGAFAGAAGAFFTGNVWVGMLSAIAVGGMVGLLHSYLCVTLRVDQLVSGLAINLTAIGLTSFWSRILFNSNQAQQLPSLKTVAIPILEDIPIIGNLIFNQDPLIYFLFLLVPLTAYLLFRTSLGLSLRAVGEYPRAADTAGISVNLVRYVAVTISGCFAGLGGAYLALVHVKYFAEGMSAGKGFIALAALIFGKWHPVSTAFACLLFGATEALQLRIQAFNLNIPYQFLVMLPYVIALLALVGLAGKSTPPAALGIPYIPESRDR; from the coding sequence ATGGACAATTTAACCTTTTTCACCGATTACTTAATTGCCAGTTTGCGCCTCTCCGTCCCCTTAGCATTTGCGGCGTTGGGAGGACTTTTTTCCGAACGTTCCGGTGTGTTGAATATTGCATTGGAGGGAATGTTATTATCCGGTGCATTTGCTGGCGCGGCGGGAGCGTTTTTTACTGGCAATGTTTGGGTAGGGATGCTGTCAGCAATTGCCGTCGGGGGAATGGTGGGATTGCTGCACAGCTATCTTTGCGTTACTTTGCGAGTCGATCAATTAGTATCCGGACTTGCGATCAACCTTACCGCCATTGGATTGACTTCCTTTTGGTCGCGGATACTGTTTAATAGCAATCAAGCACAACAATTACCGAGTCTCAAAACAGTCGCAATTCCCATATTGGAAGATATCCCCATTATCGGCAATCTGATTTTCAACCAAGACCCGCTAATTTATTTCCTCTTTCTATTAGTTCCCCTCACCGCTTATCTATTATTTCGTACCAGTTTGGGATTGTCTTTGCGTGCGGTAGGAGAATATCCCCGCGCCGCCGATACTGCGGGAATTTCCGTTAATTTAGTGCGCTACGTAGCGGTGACAATTAGCGGTTGTTTCGCAGGATTGGGAGGTGCTTATCTCGCATTAGTTCACGTCAAATATTTTGCGGAAGGAATGAGTGCGGGGAAAGGATTTATCGCTCTCGCCGCCTTAATTTTTGGCAAATGGCATCCCGTCAGCACCGCTTTTGCTTGCCTCTTATTCGGTGCAACGGAAGCTTTGCAATTGCGAATTCAAGCTTTTAATTTGAATATTCCCTATCAATTTTTAGTGATGTTACCTTATGTAATTGCACTGTTAGCTTTAGTGGGGTTAGCGGGTAAATCAACACCCCCCGCAGCACTCGGAATTCCCTACATTCCAGAAAGTCGCGATCGCTAA
- a CDS encoding type II toxin-antitoxin system VapC family toxin, which yields MASTLVCVDASFIVRMLIYLTPDSPFDNLWNQWEESENIIVAPTLIYYEITNSFHRLAVAGQLLPEEADRLLQDALNLNITLYGDAELHRQALNLAAQMRLPASYDAHYLALAQQLKCEFWTVDKRLFNAVKSTFFWVHLVE from the coding sequence ATGGCATCAACTTTGGTCTGTGTTGATGCCAGTTTCATCGTGCGTATGCTGATCTACCTTACGCCAGATTCTCCTTTTGACAATCTGTGGAATCAGTGGGAAGAATCAGAAAACATAATTGTAGCACCGACATTAATTTACTACGAAATTACTAATTCGTTCCATCGCTTGGCTGTTGCGGGACAACTTTTGCCAGAAGAAGCAGATCGACTTTTGCAGGATGCTTTGAATCTCAATATCACCCTCTACGGTGACGCAGAATTGCATCGACAAGCGTTGAATCTGGCTGCACAAATGAGATTGCCAGCAAGCTACGATGCTCATTATCTCGCTTTAGCGCAACAATTGAAATGCGAATTTTGGACGGTAGATAAGCGGTTATTTAATGCGGTAAAATCGACGTTTTTCTGGGTGCATTTGGTGGAATAA